AGGATAATGGACCTTAATAGATCAAATAGAGTCAAGTTTAAGTTTCTTTGGATTAAATCTAAAATAATATAACCATTGTGAATGAGTCATTTTAATTAAGAAACAAATGAGCATTCAAGACAAGTCCACAAGATATTCCAATCTAGAGGCATTACCATGAGATAGTCATCTGGATTATCATCAAGGACAAAACCATGCAGATAAAGCAGTTCCTGCACAAACACAGAGAATGACTTGGACTCAAAAAGTTCCTGCACAATCTAGAGGCATTACCATGAGAAAGTTAAATTTGTTGGACTCGTAAGCCTAAGTAAGAATGTATGCTCAATGCATGAAAATGTTGACATGCAATGCAATAAGTAGCACATGAAATGAAACATGATTCCAGATTATAAGTTGAGGCAACAATGTGCGAGAACAAAGGCaaccattttgacaaaattatgtTAAGTTACTAGGATGAAGGTCAAGCCTGGTGGCACCTGTTAGGAGGTATACAATAAATACAATGTTAAAAGTAAATTTGGTGtcagaaacaaacaaaaatataagTGACACCAAACAGTACCTCGTTCCCTTTGCTACCATAACTTATGAAAATCTCTGCGTCGATCTGCAAGGGTTGTCCAGCTTTCCAATTGAAGAGACAAAAAAAGGCCCAGCTAATTAgaccaaagaaaagaaatgaaaacaaGTGCGGAACAATTCATAGAAACTGTCAAAGTTACATAAACTTGTATGTGATGAGATTAAAACTCTACTAATATAAAAAGAGGAGAAGTGAAAACAAGTACTGCGAAAATTCAATAGCAACAGTCAGGGTGAGATAAATTTGTGTGCGATGAAACCAATACAAGATATTATGAGTGTAACAAATTAAGCTgttgcttttcagcaagaaaagGGGAGCAACTGATGTTAAGAGAATACTACCAGAAAGAAGGTACCAAGAATTAGGAACTCCAGTTATCAATCCAGTTTCATCAACTTCCCATGTTGCTGCTGCCTTTATATCTGAAGAGCCACATATTTCAGCTAGTAAGGTTTACAGAATAAAGACTCTCCAAACACTTGATAAACAACCGGCATACCATGGTTGCAAAAGTCAATGCCAGGAACAAGACCCTCCACCCAGACAGTCTCGTTTTGTTTAGGCGGGGATGTCACTTTACTAACTTGAATATCAACCCCTTCAACCTGACATCCTAATTAAAGAAATCACTTATGTTAGAATAAACAGAAACATTTTGTATCAAAAAATACCAAATCAAACACCTAGTACATACTGATGAAGTGTATTGGTGACGTAAAAAAATTGACTTTACCACTTTCATCTCTTCCATTAACCAACTCTTCTTTGCAAATATTTGTAGAAACCTCAGAATTTTTGCCATCTGAAGCGCACTGTCTTCTTGAATTTTGGGAAATACGTACGAATATGGAAGGGGAATGTTTAAAGCACGGGTCCAAAACAGAGAATTTGCCCTAGCATGAAAGCAATTGTAATACATAAGGAACAAAGGTCTAAAGCACCATGAAGACATTATTAAGGAGAGGATTCAATTACAAAAATCATTAGATTAGTCATAAAGATGGTACCTACCAGAGGAAATCTTCAAAGCACATATCTCTGAAAAAGAAGCAACAGGTCTTGTATATGATCAGCAATTAATCATAGTAAATTCTGAGGATGCATATATCTGATTCTAATGTCTATCCTTCTGAATGTTGTTCAACATGTAACTTTACAATTTACATAGCATCTTACAAGAGTATACGCCTCATTCACTAGTAACATAATGACAACTGAAAGCTTAGCACCATGAAAAATTGACAGTCTGCCATCATATACCATTATTCAAGAGTCTGGCCATTAAATAGATGACCAATTCATATGAAAGTAGCACGAGCATGCAGACTAAGACACCGGATTACTCAACAATGAaacaatgaattcaataaaggtcgtacccagtgcacaaggctcccgctttacgcagggtctgggagaggtgaatgtcggctagccttacccccatttatgaagaggctgctcccaagtctcgaacccgagacctaccgtgggcgaaggcacttgccatcgcaccaagtgcgacctctaaacAATGAATTCAatgtaaccaaaaaaaaaaaaaaaaaaacaaaaaaacaaaaaatacaaaacttCAGAAGTCCACCAACCGGATAGATTTCATCATAAATTGTGGTCTACAGTCCAAATGTCTTACATAGCCAAATAATGTTTTTGCATTTAACCAAAAACGAAAAATAATGCTTTCACAGGGTTTTAACATCAGCTGTATATTTGTTGATCCAACACTAGTTAGGAAAAAGTCACAAGACTGGGCATGACAAGGACCACAagaataaaggtcgtacccagtgcacaaggctcccgctttacgcagggtctgggagaggtgaatgtcggctagccttacccccatttatggagaggctgctcccaagtctcgaacccgagacctaccgctcatgggcgaaggcacttgccatcgcaccaagtgcgacctcttaagCGACAAAAAACCACTTAAGCGACAAAAAACCAACAAGTAAAGTTAAACACATTCAAACACGCAGAATATAGATAAGAATATACAATAAACTAAAATAATTCTGTACATgaacacaaactaaaataatTCTGTACATGAACACAAACTCCACTTAAGCGACAAAAACCAACAAGTAAAGTTAAACACATTCAAACACGCAGAATATAGATAAGAATATACACTTCTCTGTAATCACAGGATAAAAGACTAGATTATTTCAACTTTTTACATTTCATATTAACTGATAATTTTGTTTACGTTAAGTACATGAACACAACCAACCACCAGAAAGTTGAAAAATTGAAGTTAACGTAAACAAAGTTGACAAAGTTGAAATATTAAGGCCTAATACATCCGCCTTCAGTTGGGTAAATAGAGATCATGGTcttaaagaagaaaaattgaTAAAAGACATAATTTCTTTTGACTATTTTGGTAAAAGCATCCATTTTAATATGGTTATAGAGGTCCAATCCAGTCATGAATAGCTTGAGTTCAAGCCATGGTGTCTTTCAATCCTGTTTGTTGATTCAAGGAACAAATCAAGCTCAAGCTTGTATCAGTCGCCTAGGCATAAAATTAAGCTGTGAATCACATCAAAACCATCTCCTTAATATTGTACCAAAATTCATGTGATTCCAACTATGAATCAGCTTCTCATAAGTCATTTGAAATAGGATCAATAAGTCCAATCTAAATCGACCATGACTAGAGTTTGAACCCTACTGTTTTGGATATGGATCTGGTTCTCTGATCCACTATTCAAATTCTCAACCAATCATTCATACCGTACGCTACCTCTGTGATTTCTGAATTAAATACTTACAAATTTCATTCCCTTCAGAAATTTATAAggaaaatatgtacatatacatatggATTTACACACCTTTCCAAATCCCTATCCAGAGTTAACAGTTTCTTCACCAGAGCCTTCAGTTTGTCATCATATAACGACACCAAGCTTTTCTTCTGTAAGATAAACCTGTCTCTGGTCACATATATTACACGTGGAAGATAAactacaaacatatttgacagaACTATATATCAAAAATGACATCCAGATACTTTGTAAAACCATACAATTTAAACAAAACTCTGGCATGCAGGGAAGCCAAATGAGCTTAGAGTGAAAAAGTTGTGAAACCACACATAGATAATTTTCGGCATGAACATCAATACAAGTTTAACCTAAAAGCCCAACAAATGACAGTATCAatatcacaaaaaataaactccAACCTAAAAGTCTGTGCACACCTGAATACTAGCTAAAAATTAAAAGCATTTTCTGACATCTCATAAGAAAAAATTTCAGAAAGGTATTGTACACTATCTATACCTCATCTTTAGAAGAACCATAACAAACCATCATTGGATGCAGTTTCCCACATCAGATGACATGTACATATACAACCTACATTTGGATATTTAACTATGATGGCCAGATACCCAAAACTCTTTTACCTGCAGTTCCATTGCTCGATACCATGTTGTCCCTTTTAGCTCCAAAAGCTCATCATCAGTAAACCAAAGTGGATTACCAAAAGTGGTCGGAAGCATATCAAGGTACCTGATGTTATCTTCCATTCCACCCAAGAGAAGCTCAGCTACCAAAGAAACATGAAAGTTTGGAATTGATAATTCAACAAAATGAAATCTATACATACGGTTTCCAAGAAGAATTTTTGCGGAGGCACTCCACTGTCAGATATAAGATCATCAAGAACCTATCATCTACATCACCTTCTTCAAACATTGCTCTACATTCTGGTCCAAGAAGAGGGTCTTGCAAAACTCTCATTGGAGTTATTGCCAAATCCAGATGAACAACTAATAGAACCCCTGATATTTATTTCCCAAAATGAATCAGAATTATGCTCCAAATGTGAGATTGTTACAACTTCCAACTTAGAATGCCCCACATCATAAAGGAAAAACAGAACATTTCAAACTGGTGTATGAATTTTCGGGATCAACCCCTTACAATGTAGTTTTATTGGGACACATAACAAATTCTATTTATACCCATGGATCTTAATAAGGGGAGGACATGAACAGTTTCGCCGAATAAGGAGGTCAAAGAAATGTAGTAGTCCATAGTACTCAAGCTGCTGAGCagattggaaaaaaaatattatgacaATCTTCTGCAACTATTATGAACAAATGTAAGTTGTTGTTTAACCAAGTAGTTACGCTAATAAATATATTACAATCATCTTCAATCCTTTCATGATATCTATAAATAATTAGACAAAGAACCAGATAAATCATGAACAATTTACTgtttaaaacaaaaatgtaaGATGTAAATAACCCATATATTTATATCCAGTTGCTTGAGTTAGTGGCCCTTTAATTCGGGTTAAGAAATTATGTCCATGTTTACTAAACTTATCAAATATCCCAAAATTCGAGCATAAGTTCGAGTTAACAAGGTTTGTCCAACCCAAGAAACCCATAAAATCGAGTTCTCTGGTTTATTTTCCCATATGGTTTTCAAAGAATGCAGCCTTTTGACACTCAAAACATGATAAACAAAAACCCAATAATTTAAGAGTAAAAGGAAGAGGTGGGTTACCATCAGAAACATCATTAGCCGAAAAAATGCCAAAACCTTTGTTGGAATCGGAGTATTTGATTTTGCAGCCGTGTAGCTCCGCTCCATTAACCTGAATTCAGAAACCCAAATGATCGAAAACAAAAACGCAGTTGCACTATTTGATTAGTGAAAGATTTTATACAGAAAAATGTAAAAACCTGTAACCACTGGAGGTATCGCTCGAGCTTGGCCTCTTCCTGTGAGCTCGCCATTGCTGTATATgttaatgagagagagagagggagagtgaggGGTTTAGCAAATACCAGCTTCAAGTGTTCCAGCAGGATACTCGCCGGATCCTCATGCATTCTCCATTCACATCCTAGTCAAAAATCAttgttaaaatttttatttaaaattgaatatcaacaatactttaataaaaaataatcgcataatataaaataaacaaatataattGAAAAGTCCAAAATCCTCCCAAAGAGCATAGAGCGAGGATCCTCTCTTTCAGTATCGTACGTCTACAAAGGAAAGGGCTTAGGCCATTTCTATTTGAGGATTAAAATCCATAAgtcaaaagactca
This is a stretch of genomic DNA from Malus domestica chromosome 02, GDT2T_hap1. It encodes these proteins:
- the LOC103405210 gene encoding LOW QUALITY PROTEIN: ribosomal lysine N-methyltransferase set10 (The sequence of the model RefSeq protein was modified relative to this genomic sequence to represent the inferred CDS: deleted 2 bases in 1 codon); the encoded protein is MASSQEEAKLERYLQWLQVNGAELHGCKIKYSDSNKGFGIFSANDVSDGVLLVVHLDLAITPMRVLQDPLLGPECRAMFEEGDVDDRFLMILYLTVECLRKNSSWKPYLDMLPTTFGNPLWFTDDELLELKGTTWYRAMELQKKSLVSLYDDKLKALVKKLLTLDRDLERDMCFEDFLWANSLFWTRALNIPLPYSYVFPKIQEDSALQMAKILRFLQIFAKKSWLMEEMKVDVRLGVDIQVSKVTSPPKQNETVWVEGLVPGIDFCNHDIKAAATWEVDETGLITGVPNSWYLLSAGQPLQIDAEIFISYGSKGNEELLYLHGFVLDDNPDDYLMVHYPVEAIQNVPFADSIAQLLEAQKGETRCLLPRSLLDHGFFAVGNSNTEGGEKCKLDHVCSYSWSGQCKMPSYSSRLVFPETFLTALRTIAMKEDELFQVSLLLEELVQSREGRQPSDSEVQAAVWETCGDSGALQILVDLLNSKMTDLQESSGTEDCDTSLLENEHITESATQQNENNLSCSGQTNSIARHKSAS